The sequence TAAAATAGGCTGGCATATCAGCGACCGCTCTCATGGAAAAGATTCTTCAACTTTTTAGAGCAAAAGATCTGCGCGACAAACTGCTATACATCGCGGCGCTTCTTACGGTATTCCGGATTGCTTCGGCGATTCCCGTTCCCGGAGTTGACATAGCCCGCCTTAAGCGTTTTTTCGAGGATAATCAGGTTTTTGGGCTTTTCAATTTATTTTCTGGGGGCGCGCTTTCAAACTTTTCATTGGTCATGCTTGGGGTCGGTCCGTATATTACCGCCTCCATCATTATGCAGCTCCTTACCATGATTTTTCCGAAACTGAAAGAAATGTATCAGGAAGGAGGAGAAATGGGGCGTCAAAAATTTAATCAGTATTCCCGCCTGCTTACGGTTCCCCTTGCGGTCTTGCAGGCTTACGGCACCATCACACTTCTGCAGAATCAGCAGGTGGTGGTCCCACTCCAGCCGCTCACGCTTGTTACCACGATATGCACCATAGCAGCCGGAAGCCTTCTTTTGATGTGGCTTGGCGAGCTTATTTCGGAAAAGGGCATGGGGAACGGCGTCTCTCTTATTATTTTTGCGGGCATCGTGGCGGGCATTCCCTCGTCAATTCAACAAACGCTTCTTTCGGGGAATGCGGGTTCAAACATTCCCCTCTATGTTGTTCTTGCGGTCGTTACCGTAGTGGTTATTGCGGCGGTTGCGTTTATAACCGAAGCGGAACGGCTCATACCCGTTACCTATGCAAAACGAGTGCGGGGCATGAAAATGTTCGGCGGCGCCTCTACATACTTGCCGCTACGCATAAACCAGGCCGGTGTCATACCCATTATTTTCGCGCTTTCCATTATGCTGTTCCCCGGCATGATCGCAAGCTTTTTTTCGCAATCTTCTGTTCCCTGGATCGCAAGCGTCGCACACTTTATGGCGGGGCTTTTCACCGATCAGAAGATATACGGAATAGTTTATTTTCTGCTTATTATACTCTTCACATATTTCTATACCGCAGTGACGTTCGAACCCCACCAGATAGCAGAGAATGTGCAGAAACAGGGGGGGTTCATTCCCGGCATCCGCCCGGGGAAGCCAACAGCGGATTATTTTGCGTATATCATCAACCGCGTCACGCTTGCCGGAGCGGTGTTTTTGGGTATTATTGCGATTCTACCCTTTATACTACAGGCCGCAACCGGGCTTTCCGCGCTCACCATAGGCGGCACCGCAGTGCTTATCGTGGTCTCCGTGGTTTTGGAGAGCATGAAGGCGGTGAAAGCACAGCTTACGATGCGGCAATACGAGTCATTCTAAAGGCTTATAGCTTTTGGCCCATAGCTCATAGGTTTCATGCGGCTACCACGATTCTTCCTGTCGGCTATTAATCATTAGTTATCGGTGATCAGTTTGGATATGCCGTTAACCGTTATTTTTCTCGGGAAGGCCGGAGCGGGCAAAGGAACCCAGGGGCACCTGCTCGAGCAAAAAATTAAGATGAAAGTCGTCGGCACCGGAGACCTACTCCGAGCGTTTACGGCTCTTGATATACCTGCGGCGCGGCGTATTGAAAAAGAGGTCTTGCTTGCGGGCAAACTTGCGCCTTCATGGTTTGTGAGCTACTTATGGATGCACGAGGTGCTTCATGCCGAACCCAAAGAAAGCATTCTTTTTGACGGCAGTCCGCGCATGCTCCCTGAGGCGCTCCTTATAGACGATGTGCTTGATTGGAATGGCCGCATACCCCCCAAAGTCTTTCTATTGGACATTAGCGACGAAGAGGCAACGCGGCGGCTGCTTTCGCGAAAAATGTGCGAAATGTGTAAAAAGATCTATCAGGGAGATTCTGCCGAGGTTGTATCTGGGGTGTGTCCGTGCGGTGGAAAACTTGTAAAACGTCGTGATGATGTTCCGAAGGCCATCCAGAGCCGCCTGGCGTATTTCAAGACGGATGTTGTGCCGGTGATTGAACATTATCAAAAAAAAGAATGGCTCATCCGTATCAATGGCGAACAGTCGCCAGAGAAGGTGCACGAAGACATTCTTAAGCATCTTGGTTAGTCGGTTAACGAATTTGCGAGTTAACGCGTTATTTTAACCCGTCAACCCGTCAACCCGTCAACCCGTTAATGGGTGTTTCAGCCCAAATCTCCACAGGAAATAGCGATAATGGCACGCGGCGGAGCGATACTCGCAAAAACATTCCGAAGGCTACGGCACGCGGCATATACGGGAATCACCACAAAAGAACTTGACGAGCTTGCGCGCAAGCTCGTTTTGTCATACGGCGCAAAGCCCGCGTTTCTCGGCTACGCATCGGGCGCTTCAGGTAAGAAATTCCCAGCATCTCTCTGCGTCTCGGTTGGCGATGAAGTTGTGCATGGTATTCCCGGAACTCGCTTCTTGAAAGATGGTGATATCGCGGGACTTGATCTGGGCGTACTGTACAATGGTTTTTATACGGATTCTGCGATTACGATAGGCATTGGCGCCATTTCAAAGAAAGCCCAGCGACTCATTGAGGTAACGGAGCGGGCGTTATATCTTGGCATTGACATGGCCCGCCTTGGCAATACTACTGGAGATATTGGGCAGGCGGTGCAGTCCTATGTGGAGGCACAGGGATTTTCCGTTGTGCGGGATCTTGTGGGGCATGGCATAGGGAGGGAGCTTCACGAAGAACCTCAAGTCCCGAATTATGGGAAAGTGGACCGCGGTATAAAACTTGAAGAAGGCATGGTGGTCGCCATTGAACCCATGGTGACCGAGGGCAGTTGGCAGGTTGTGCTTTCTCCGGACGGCTGGACGTATAAAACCGCGGACGGCTCTCTCTCGGCGCATTTTGAACACACCGTAGCAATCACCAAAAAAGGCCCGAGAATTCTTACGAAGTAATCCCTCGTCAAGTGCGAGGGATTTTTGTATA comes from bacterium and encodes:
- the secY gene encoding preprotein translocase subunit SecY, yielding MEKILQLFRAKDLRDKLLYIAALLTVFRIASAIPVPGVDIARLKRFFEDNQVFGLFNLFSGGALSNFSLVMLGVGPYITASIIMQLLTMIFPKLKEMYQEGGEMGRQKFNQYSRLLTVPLAVLQAYGTITLLQNQQVVVPLQPLTLVTTICTIAAGSLLLMWLGELISEKGMGNGVSLIIFAGIVAGIPSSIQQTLLSGNAGSNIPLYVVLAVVTVVVIAAVAFITEAERLIPVTYAKRVRGMKMFGGASTYLPLRINQAGVIPIIFALSIMLFPGMIASFFSQSSVPWIASVAHFMAGLFTDQKIYGIVYFLLIILFTYFYTAVTFEPHQIAENVQKQGGFIPGIRPGKPTADYFAYIINRVTLAGAVFLGIIAILPFILQAATGLSALTIGGTAVLIVVSVVLESMKAVKAQLTMRQYESF
- a CDS encoding nucleoside monophosphate kinase; protein product: MPLTVIFLGKAGAGKGTQGHLLEQKIKMKVVGTGDLLRAFTALDIPAARRIEKEVLLAGKLAPSWFVSYLWMHEVLHAEPKESILFDGSPRMLPEALLIDDVLDWNGRIPPKVFLLDISDEEATRRLLSRKMCEMCKKIYQGDSAEVVSGVCPCGGKLVKRRDDVPKAIQSRLAYFKTDVVPVIEHYQKKEWLIRINGEQSPEKVHEDILKHLG
- the map gene encoding type I methionyl aminopeptidase, producing MFQPKSPQEIAIMARGGAILAKTFRRLRHAAYTGITTKELDELARKLVLSYGAKPAFLGYASGASGKKFPASLCVSVGDEVVHGIPGTRFLKDGDIAGLDLGVLYNGFYTDSAITIGIGAISKKAQRLIEVTERALYLGIDMARLGNTTGDIGQAVQSYVEAQGFSVVRDLVGHGIGRELHEEPQVPNYGKVDRGIKLEEGMVVAIEPMVTEGSWQVVLSPDGWTYKTADGSLSAHFEHTVAITKKGPRILTK